The following are encoded in a window of Streptomyces sp. Go-475 genomic DNA:
- a CDS encoding class II fructose-bisphosphate aldolase, whose protein sequence is MPLTTTGELVTRAAAARSAVASFNVITLEHVEAVIAGAESAHAPVVLQVSENAVRFRGGRLLPLARAAVAAAEHAAVPVALHLDHVQSDTLLHQAAEAGFSSVMYDAARLPYERNLAATRAAVDWAHAQGLWIEAELGQIGGKNGRPALDAHAPGARTDPDEARAFVADSGVDALAVAVGSAHAMTTRTAALDHALLTRLSAALDVPLVLHGSSGVPDHELTAAIAGGIAKVNIGTALNIALTGAIRRFLADRPDAVDPRDYLTLAREAMTRAVTGTLRTLAPATA, encoded by the coding sequence GTGCCCCTCACCACCACCGGCGAACTCGTCACCCGCGCGGCGGCGGCCCGTTCGGCCGTCGCCTCGTTCAACGTCATAACACTGGAACACGTCGAGGCCGTCATCGCGGGCGCCGAGTCCGCGCACGCCCCCGTCGTGCTCCAGGTCAGCGAGAACGCGGTCAGATTCCGCGGCGGCCGGCTGCTCCCCCTCGCCCGCGCGGCCGTCGCCGCCGCCGAACACGCCGCCGTGCCGGTCGCGTTGCACCTCGACCACGTGCAGAGCGACACCCTGCTGCACCAGGCGGCGGAGGCCGGCTTCAGCTCCGTGATGTACGACGCGGCCCGGCTGCCCTACGAGCGGAACCTCGCGGCGACCCGGGCGGCCGTCGACTGGGCCCACGCCCAAGGGCTCTGGATCGAGGCCGAGTTGGGCCAGATCGGCGGCAAGAACGGCAGACCCGCGCTGGACGCGCACGCCCCGGGCGCCCGCACCGACCCCGACGAGGCCCGGGCCTTCGTCGCCGACTCCGGCGTGGACGCCCTGGCTGTCGCCGTCGGCAGCGCCCACGCCATGACCACGCGCACCGCCGCTCTCGACCACGCCCTGCTCACCCGCCTGTCCGCCGCCCTGGACGTCCCGCTCGTCCTGCACGGCTCCTCGGGCGTCCCGGACCACGAACTGACCGCGGCGATCGCCGGCGGCATCGCCAAGGTCAACATCGGCACGGCCCTGAACATCGCACTGACCGGCGCGATCCGCCGGTTCCTCGCCGACCGCCCCGATGCCGTCGACCCGCGCGACTACCTGACGCTCGCGCGGGAGGCCATGACCCGGGCGGTCACCGGGACCCTCCGGACCCTGGCCCCGGCTACCGCTTGA
- a CDS encoding SIS domain-containing protein, with translation MTHVEEELTSQPECWTRAAAEAAGHARVLPERGERVAIVGCGTSYFMAQAAAALREGAGQGETDAFAASEFPHGRAYDRVVALTRSGTTTEVLDLLGRLRGRTRTTAITADPDTPVRAAADDLAVLAYADERSVVQTRFATTALTLLRAHLGLHPHAAVADARTALAEPLPEGLVDCGQFTFLGRGWTVGLANEAGLKMREAALAWAEAYPAMEYRHGPISVSTTGTATWMLGDAPDGLAEQVRDTGASWIAGDLDPLAELVRAQRLAVAVAASRGLDPDRPRHLTRSVILAP, from the coding sequence ATGACGCATGTCGAGGAGGAGCTGACCAGTCAGCCCGAGTGCTGGACCCGGGCCGCCGCGGAGGCGGCGGGCCATGCGCGGGTGCTGCCGGAACGGGGCGAGCGCGTGGCGATCGTCGGCTGCGGCACCTCGTACTTCATGGCGCAGGCGGCCGCCGCCCTGCGCGAGGGCGCGGGCCAGGGCGAGACCGACGCGTTCGCCGCCTCGGAGTTCCCGCACGGCCGGGCGTACGACCGGGTCGTCGCCCTCACCCGCTCCGGCACCACGACCGAAGTCCTCGACCTGCTCGGCCGGTTGCGGGGCCGCACCCGCACGACCGCGATCACCGCCGACCCGGACACCCCCGTGCGGGCGGCCGCCGACGACCTCGCCGTCCTCGCCTACGCGGACGAACGCTCCGTCGTCCAGACCCGGTTCGCCACCACCGCCCTCACCCTCCTGCGCGCCCACCTCGGCCTCCACCCCCACGCCGCCGTCGCCGACGCGCGGACCGCCCTGGCCGAACCCCTGCCCGAAGGGCTCGTGGACTGCGGGCAGTTCACGTTCCTCGGGCGCGGCTGGACCGTCGGCCTGGCGAACGAGGCCGGGCTGAAGATGCGCGAGGCCGCCCTGGCCTGGGCGGAGGCGTACCCCGCGATGGAGTACCGGCACGGCCCGATCAGCGTCAGCACCACGGGCACGGCGACCTGGATGCTCGGGGACGCGCCGGACGGTCTCGCCGAACAGGTGCGCGACACCGGGGCGTCGTGGATCGCCGGAGACCTGGACCCGCTCGCCGAACTGGTCCGCGCCCAGCGCCTCGCGGTCGCCGTCGCCGCGTCCCGCGGGCTGGACCCCGACCGCCCGCGCCACCTCACGCGCTCGGTGATCCTCGCGCCCTGA
- a CDS encoding DeoR/GlpR family DNA-binding transcription regulator — MPRDARWKALLELLVERGRLDVEEAAGALGVSAATIRRDFDRLAEQQMLVRTRGGAVVHGVSYELPLRYKTARNASEKQRVAKAVADLVAPGEAVGLTGGTTTTEVARALAVRGDLASGSPALTVVTNALNIANELAVRPQFKIVLTGGVARAQSYELVGPLADAVLCQITVDVAVLGVVAFDVTHGAAAHDEAEAAVNRLLCERAERVVVAADSSKLGQRAFARICGAEAVDTLVTDAAADAATLRRFEEAGVRVVTV; from the coding sequence ATGCCGCGCGACGCCCGCTGGAAGGCGCTGCTGGAACTGCTCGTCGAGCGCGGCCGGCTGGACGTCGAGGAGGCGGCCGGGGCGCTCGGGGTGTCGGCGGCGACGATCCGCCGGGACTTCGACCGGCTCGCCGAGCAGCAGATGCTGGTGCGCACCCGGGGCGGCGCGGTCGTGCACGGCGTGTCGTACGAGCTGCCGCTGCGCTACAAGACGGCCCGCAACGCCTCGGAGAAGCAGCGCGTCGCGAAGGCCGTGGCGGACCTGGTCGCGCCCGGTGAGGCGGTCGGGCTGACGGGCGGCACGACCACCACGGAGGTGGCGCGGGCCCTGGCCGTGCGCGGGGACCTGGCGTCCGGGTCGCCCGCGCTGACCGTCGTCACGAACGCGCTGAACATCGCGAACGAGCTGGCCGTGCGGCCCCAGTTCAAGATCGTGCTGACCGGCGGCGTCGCGCGGGCCCAGTCGTACGAGCTGGTGGGGCCGCTGGCGGACGCGGTGCTCTGCCAGATCACCGTGGACGTGGCGGTCCTCGGCGTGGTCGCCTTCGACGTCACGCACGGCGCGGCGGCGCACGACGAGGCGGAGGCCGCGGTCAACCGGCTGCTGTGCGAGCGGGCGGAGCGGGTGGTCGTGGCCGCCGACTCCAGCAAGCTGGGGCAGCGGGCGTTCGCCCGGATCTGCGGCGCCGAGGCGGTGGACACGCTGGTCACGGACGCGGCGGCCGACGCGGCGACGCTCCGGCGGTTCGAGGAGGCCGGGGTGCGGGTCGTCACGGTGTGA
- a CDS encoding glycoside hydrolase family 15 protein — protein MQGTADGRRYLPIAEHGLIGDLRSVALVGTDGTIDWYCCGAFDAPSVFASILDAERGGCFELAAAVPARTKQFYFPDTNVLITRFFTEDGVGEVQDFMPVGGDAVEAERHRLIRRVVCVRGSIPFRTRVAPRFDYGTRPHTVRPAGETAVFEADGMALALTATVPLEADGPDVRGDFKLAEGESAVFALDKVGGEVSPRRCARTEAEEQFAATVAYWRRWLSASRYKGRWREMVHRSALTLKLLTYAPTGAIVAAPTTSLPEQLGGERNWDYRYVWVRDAAFCVYALLRLGFTGEAEAFMDFVTRHISPGDGKPSGPLQIMYGIDGRTELPERTLDHLEGHDGSAPVRVGNAAADQLQLDIYGALIDSIYLYDKWAKPVSSDQWDDVCALVDWVCDHWDQPDEGIWETRGGRKNFLYSRLMCWVAIERAIRMANRRGLPADLPRWRECRDTIYRRIMSRGWCAERRAFVQHEDGDVLDAAVLMMPLTKFIAPTDPKWLSTLDALTEELVSDSLVYRYDPQASPDGLRGDEGTFSICSFWYVEAMVHAGRIDEARLAFEKMLTYANHLGLYAEEISHTGEQQGNFPQAFTHLALISAAFNLDRALG, from the coding sequence ATGCAGGGAACAGCGGACGGCCGGCGGTATCTGCCGATCGCCGAGCACGGGCTCATCGGCGATCTGCGCAGTGTGGCCCTGGTGGGGACCGACGGCACGATCGACTGGTACTGCTGCGGGGCCTTCGACGCGCCGAGCGTCTTCGCCTCCATCCTGGACGCGGAGCGCGGCGGCTGCTTCGAACTGGCGGCGGCCGTGCCGGCGCGGACCAAGCAGTTCTACTTCCCCGACACCAACGTCCTGATCACCCGCTTCTTCACCGAGGACGGCGTCGGCGAGGTGCAGGACTTCATGCCGGTCGGCGGTGATGCGGTGGAGGCCGAGCGGCACCGGCTGATCCGGCGGGTGGTGTGCGTGCGCGGCTCGATCCCGTTCCGTACGCGGGTGGCCCCCCGCTTCGACTACGGCACCCGGCCGCACACCGTCCGGCCGGCCGGTGAGACGGCCGTCTTCGAGGCCGACGGGATGGCGCTCGCGCTGACCGCGACCGTGCCGCTGGAGGCCGACGGGCCGGACGTCCGCGGGGACTTCAAGCTCGCCGAGGGCGAGTCGGCGGTGTTCGCGCTGGACAAGGTCGGCGGCGAGGTCTCGCCCCGCCGGTGCGCGCGCACGGAGGCGGAGGAGCAGTTCGCGGCGACGGTGGCGTACTGGCGGCGCTGGCTGTCGGCGTCCCGCTACAAGGGCCGCTGGCGGGAGATGGTGCACCGCTCGGCCCTGACGCTGAAGCTGCTCACCTACGCGCCGACCGGGGCGATCGTGGCCGCGCCGACGACGAGCCTGCCCGAGCAGCTCGGCGGCGAACGCAACTGGGACTACCGGTACGTGTGGGTGCGCGACGCGGCCTTCTGCGTCTACGCCCTGCTGCGGCTGGGCTTCACCGGCGAGGCCGAGGCGTTCATGGACTTCGTCACCCGGCACATCAGCCCGGGCGACGGCAAGCCCTCGGGCCCGCTGCAGATCATGTACGGCATCGACGGGCGCACCGAGCTGCCCGAGCGGACCCTCGACCATCTGGAGGGCCACGACGGCTCCGCGCCCGTCCGGGTCGGCAACGCGGCGGCCGACCAGCTCCAGCTCGACATCTACGGCGCGCTGATCGACTCCATCTACCTCTACGACAAGTGGGCCAAGCCCGTCTCCAGCGACCAGTGGGACGACGTGTGCGCCCTGGTGGACTGGGTGTGCGACCACTGGGACCAGCCCGACGAGGGCATCTGGGAGACCCGGGGCGGGCGCAAGAACTTCCTGTACTCGCGGCTGATGTGCTGGGTGGCGATCGAGCGGGCCATCCGGATGGCGAACCGGCGCGGACTGCCCGCCGACCTGCCCCGCTGGCGGGAGTGCCGCGACACGATCTACCGGCGGATCATGAGCCGGGGCTGGTGCGCGGAGCGCCGGGCCTTCGTCCAGCACGAGGACGGCGACGTGCTGGACGCGGCCGTGCTGATGATGCCGCTGACGAAGTTCATCGCCCCGACCGACCCGAAGTGGCTGTCGACGCTGGACGCCCTGACCGAGGAGCTGGTGTCCGACTCGCTGGTGTACCGCTACGACCCGCAGGCCAGCCCGGACGGACTGCGCGGCGACGAGGGCACGTTCTCCATCTGCTCGTTCTGGTACGTCGAGGCGATGGTGCACGCGGGCCGGATCGACGAGGCGCGCCTCGCCTTCGAGAAGATGCTGACGTACGCCAACCATCTCGGCCTGTACGCCGAGGAGATCAGCCACACCGGGGAGCAGCAGGGCAACTTCCCGCAGGCGTTCACGCACCTCGCGCTGATCAGCGCGGCCTTCAACCTGGACCGGGCCCTCGGCTGA
- a CDS encoding cation transporter, with protein sequence MPATTYAVSGMSCGHCKATLTKVIGALDGVSGVEVDLDTGRVTVTGAAEPDDAAIAEVVDEAGYELTGRV encoded by the coding sequence ATGCCCGCCACCACCTACGCCGTCTCCGGGATGTCCTGCGGCCACTGCAAGGCCACGCTCACCAAGGTGATCGGCGCGCTGGACGGCGTCAGCGGCGTCGAGGTCGATCTCGACACCGGCCGCGTGACCGTCACCGGCGCCGCCGAGCCCGACGACGCCGCGATCGCGGAGGTCGTCGACGAGGCCGGCTACGAGCTCACCGGGAGGGTCTGA
- a CDS encoding heavy metal translocating P-type ATPase, whose protein sequence is MSTGTTTGADAEVELAIGGMTCASCAARIEKKLNRMEGVTATVNYATEKAKVSYAGEVSVRELIAAVEAAGYTAREPAPPEEPGEPAVEADELRPLRERLVTAVVLAVPVVALAMIPALQFEYWQWLSLTLAAPVVTYAAWPFHKAALVNARHGAATMDTLISVGTSAAFLWSLWALFFGTAGTPGMTHPFELTIERTDGAGNIYLEAAAGVTAFILAGRYFEARAKRRAGAALRALLELGAKDVTVLRDDGREQTVPVGELRVGDRFLVRPGEKIATDGTVVEGSSAVDASMLTGESVPVEVGAGDAVTGATINAGGRLVVRATRVGADTQLARMAKLVEDAQHGKAAAQRLADRVSAVFVPVVIALALGTLGFWLGNGAGLTAAFTAAVAVLVIACPCALGLATPTALMVGTGRGAQLGILIKGPEVLESTRRVDTVVLDKTGTVTTGRMTLLAVHTADGIDEADVLRLAGALEHSSEHPIARAVADGALAKLGTLPTPEDFANVPGLGVQGIVEGHAVLVGRERLLADWAMELPEGLARARAAAEDAGRTAIAVAWDGAARAVLEVADAVKETSAEAVGRLRALGLTPILLTGDNKAVAASVAREVGIEEVVAEVLPQDKVEVVKRLQAEGRSVAMVGDGVNDAAALAQADLGLAMGTGTDAAIEAGDLTLVRGDLRAAADAVRLARRTLGTIRSNLFWAFAYNVAALPLAAAGLLTPMIAGAAMAFSSVFVVGNSLRLRTFRAAG, encoded by the coding sequence ATGAGTACGGGCACGACGACCGGCGCCGACGCCGAGGTGGAGCTCGCCATCGGTGGCATGACCTGCGCGTCCTGCGCGGCGCGCATCGAGAAGAAGCTCAACCGCATGGAGGGGGTCACCGCCACCGTCAACTACGCCACCGAGAAGGCGAAGGTCAGCTATGCGGGCGAGGTCTCCGTCCGGGAGCTGATCGCCGCGGTGGAGGCGGCCGGGTACACCGCGCGGGAGCCCGCACCGCCCGAGGAGCCCGGCGAGCCGGCCGTCGAGGCCGACGAACTGCGGCCGCTGCGCGAGCGGTTGGTCACGGCCGTGGTGCTGGCGGTGCCCGTCGTGGCCCTCGCCATGATCCCGGCCCTGCAGTTCGAGTACTGGCAGTGGCTGTCGCTCACCCTGGCCGCGCCCGTCGTGACGTACGCGGCGTGGCCCTTCCACAAGGCGGCCCTCGTCAACGCCCGGCACGGCGCGGCCACCATGGACACGCTGATCTCGGTCGGTACCTCGGCCGCGTTCCTTTGGTCGCTGTGGGCGCTGTTCTTCGGCACCGCGGGCACGCCGGGCATGACGCACCCCTTCGAGCTGACCATCGAGCGCACGGACGGTGCCGGGAACATCTACCTGGAGGCAGCGGCGGGCGTCACCGCCTTCATCCTGGCCGGACGGTACTTCGAGGCCCGCGCCAAGCGCAGGGCCGGAGCGGCGCTGCGGGCGCTGCTGGAGCTGGGCGCCAAGGACGTCACCGTGCTGCGGGACGACGGCCGCGAACAGACCGTGCCGGTGGGCGAGTTGCGGGTCGGGGACCGGTTCCTGGTCCGGCCCGGGGAGAAGATCGCCACCGACGGGACGGTCGTCGAGGGTTCCTCCGCGGTGGACGCCTCGATGCTCACCGGTGAGTCGGTGCCGGTGGAGGTCGGCGCGGGGGACGCGGTCACCGGCGCCACGATCAATGCCGGCGGGCGGCTCGTCGTGCGCGCCACGCGGGTCGGCGCCGACACGCAGCTGGCGCGGATGGCGAAGCTGGTGGAGGACGCGCAGCACGGCAAGGCCGCCGCGCAGCGCCTCGCGGACCGCGTCTCGGCCGTGTTCGTGCCGGTCGTGATCGCCCTGGCGCTGGGCACGCTGGGCTTCTGGCTCGGCAACGGCGCCGGGCTCACGGCCGCCTTCACCGCCGCGGTCGCCGTGCTCGTCATCGCCTGCCCGTGCGCCCTGGGCCTGGCCACACCGACCGCGCTCATGGTCGGCACCGGGCGGGGCGCCCAGCTCGGCATCCTGATCAAGGGCCCGGAGGTCCTGGAGTCCACCCGCCGCGTCGACACCGTCGTCCTGGACAAGACCGGCACCGTCACCACCGGCCGGATGACGCTGCTGGCCGTGCACACCGCCGACGGCATCGACGAGGCCGACGTGCTGCGGCTGGCCGGGGCGCTGGAGCACTCCTCCGAGCACCCGATCGCCCGTGCCGTCGCCGACGGGGCGCTGGCGAAGCTGGGCACGCTGCCCACGCCCGAGGACTTCGCCAACGTGCCCGGGCTGGGGGTCCAGGGCATCGTCGAGGGCCACGCGGTGCTCGTCGGGCGGGAGCGGCTGCTGGCCGACTGGGCCATGGAACTGCCCGAGGGGCTGGCGCGGGCCCGAGCGGCGGCCGAGGACGCCGGGCGCACCGCCATCGCCGTCGCCTGGGACGGCGCGGCCCGGGCGGTGCTGGAGGTCGCCGACGCCGTGAAGGAGACGAGCGCGGAGGCGGTCGGGCGGCTGCGTGCGCTGGGACTCACGCCGATCCTGCTGACCGGCGACAACAAGGCCGTCGCCGCGTCCGTCGCCCGCGAGGTGGGCATCGAGGAGGTCGTCGCCGAGGTGCTCCCGCAGGACAAGGTCGAGGTCGTCAAGCGGCTGCAGGCCGAAGGCCGGTCGGTGGCGATGGTCGGCGACGGGGTCAACGACGCGGCGGCCCTCGCCCAGGCGGATCTCGGTCTGGCCATGGGCACCGGCACGGACGCCGCGATCGAGGCCGGCGACCTGACGCTCGTCCGGGGCGATCTGCGGGCCGCGGCGGACGCCGTCCGGCTCGCGCGCCGCACCCTCGGCACCATCCGCTCGAACCTGTTCTGGGCCTTCGCCTACAACGTGGCGGCCCTGCCCCTGGCCGCGGCCGGCCTGCTCACCCCGATGATCGCCGGGGCGGCCATGGCCTTCTCCTCGGTCTTCGTCGTCGGCAACTCGCTACGGCTGCGCACCTTCCGGGCCGCGGGCTGA
- a CDS encoding class I SAM-dependent methyltransferase yields the protein MTSPPGRIPRALDRFHTARPWDHNAHFHPWLLRQLPARLGSALDVGCGSGDLARLLAGRAGRVHGIDADPAITARARALTPASAPVTYTVADAPGGLPDAAYDALTCVAVIHHLPFTEALTAFRDRVAPGGTLVVVGLHRAEDPVDHLLSFASVPLNIVMALLKNRGRRAALPVAMTARARAADMTFSEIAREARGVLPGARLRRRLFWRYTLVWHRR from the coding sequence ATGACATCCCCGCCCGGCCGGATCCCGCGCGCACTCGACCGCTTCCACACCGCCCGCCCCTGGGACCACAACGCCCACTTCCACCCCTGGCTCCTGCGGCAGCTCCCCGCGCGACTGGGGAGCGCCCTGGACGTGGGGTGCGGCAGCGGCGACCTCGCCCGGCTGCTGGCCGGCCGGGCCGGGCGCGTGCACGGGATCGACGCGGACCCGGCGATCACGGCCCGGGCGCGCGCACTGACCCCCGCGTCGGCCCCGGTGACGTACACGGTGGCCGACGCGCCGGGCGGGCTGCCCGATGCCGCGTACGACGCCCTCACCTGCGTCGCCGTCATCCACCATCTGCCGTTCACCGAGGCCCTCACGGCCTTCCGCGACCGTGTGGCCCCCGGCGGGACCCTGGTGGTCGTCGGTCTCCACCGCGCGGAGGATCCCGTCGACCACCTGCTCTCCTTCGCGTCCGTCCCGCTCAACATCGTCATGGCGCTGCTGAAGAACCGGGGCCGCAGGGCGGCGCTTCCGGTCGCGATGACCGCCCGCGCCCGGGCCGCGGACATGACGTTCTCCGAGATCGCCCGCGAGGCGCGCGGCGTCCTGCCCGGTGCGCGCCTGCGCCGGCGTCTGTTCTGGCGCTACACGCTGGTGTGGCACCGCCGTTGA
- a CDS encoding SidA/IucD/PvdA family monooxygenase, with product MNSPLTGSDTTDTTYDVLGIGFGPSNLALAIAIEEHNASAAPEDRLNALFLERQPRFGWHRGMLIDDATMQVSFLKDLVTLRDPASDYSFLCFLRERGRLVDFLNQKTLFPLRVEFHEYFEWAAARVRHLVAYDREVTAVDPVRDESGTVTGFDVVCDASGETYRARDLSVAVGLEPHVPPGVELSERVWHNSQLLPRVTELLDRRTPVRRAVVLGAGQSAAETVDYLHRSFPDAEVCSVFAKYGYTPADDSPFANRIFDPEAVDVYFTAPSEIKQSLFDYHRSTNYSVVDMDLLESLYATSYQEKVTGRERLRFLNVSRIRDVRSRADGLLDVVVEFLPTGGQQVLEADLLVHATGYRPRDLTTLLGEAAKVCLRDDEDAIRVRRDHRAETAPDVTAGIYLQGGTEHTHGLTSTLLSTTAIRAGEIHRSLLDRRAAGV from the coding sequence GTGAACTCACCGCTCACGGGATCGGACACCACGGACACCACCTACGACGTCCTCGGAATCGGCTTCGGGCCGTCAAATCTCGCCCTCGCCATAGCGATCGAGGAACACAACGCGAGTGCCGCGCCGGAGGACCGGCTCAACGCCCTCTTCCTGGAACGCCAGCCGCGCTTCGGCTGGCACCGGGGCATGCTCATCGACGACGCCACGATGCAGGTGTCCTTCCTCAAGGACCTCGTCACCCTGCGCGATCCGGCCAGCGACTACAGCTTCCTGTGCTTCCTGCGCGAGCGCGGCCGGCTCGTCGACTTCCTGAACCAGAAGACGCTCTTCCCCCTGCGGGTGGAGTTCCACGAGTACTTCGAGTGGGCCGCCGCACGGGTACGGCACCTCGTGGCCTACGACCGGGAGGTGACCGCCGTCGACCCCGTGCGCGACGAGTCGGGCACCGTCACGGGATTCGACGTGGTCTGCGACGCCTCCGGCGAGACGTACCGGGCCCGCGACCTGAGCGTCGCCGTCGGCCTGGAACCGCATGTGCCGCCCGGCGTCGAACTGTCCGAACGCGTCTGGCACAACAGCCAGTTACTGCCCCGCGTCACCGAACTGCTCGACCGGCGCACGCCGGTGCGCCGGGCCGTCGTCCTCGGCGCGGGCCAGAGCGCCGCCGAGACGGTCGACTACCTGCACCGCTCCTTCCCCGACGCCGAGGTCTGCTCGGTTTTCGCCAAGTACGGCTACACCCCGGCCGACGACAGCCCGTTCGCCAACCGCATCTTCGACCCGGAGGCGGTGGACGTGTACTTCACCGCGCCCTCCGAGATCAAGCAGTCGCTCTTCGACTACCACCGCTCCACCAACTACTCCGTCGTCGACATGGACCTCCTGGAGTCCCTGTACGCGACCTCCTACCAGGAGAAGGTCACCGGCCGGGAGCGGCTGCGCTTCCTCAACGTCTCCCGGATACGGGACGTCCGGTCACGGGCCGACGGCCTGCTCGACGTCGTCGTGGAGTTCCTCCCCACCGGCGGGCAACAGGTCCTGGAGGCCGACCTGCTCGTCCACGCCACCGGCTACCGGCCCCGGGACCTCACCACCCTGCTCGGGGAGGCGGCCAAGGTCTGCCTGCGCGACGACGAGGACGCGATCCGCGTGCGCCGCGACCACCGCGCGGAGACCGCCCCGGACGTGACGGCCGGCATCTACCTCCAGGGCGGCACGGAGCACACGCACGGCCTCACCTCGACACTGCTGTCGACGACGGCGATCCGCGCGGGCGAGATCCACCGCTCCCTCCTTGACCGGAGAGCGGCGGGCGTCTGA